The DNA region GCTACCTGTATTGGGGAAAAGCACCCAAGTCTGCCATGAGAGGGCTTCCCAAGTATGACGGAAAGCACTTctaccccccttctcccatcCAGGAACCCAGCAGCCCGGTCACGGCCCATCGCAACCCCACCGCCCGTTCCGATGCCGAGCACGCCTATCGGCAGACCAAGTCTGACCAAGATCCCTTTCGCCCTATGACTCCGGTTCATGATTCGATTTCCAAGCCAGCAGGGGCAAGCGAGGATGGATATGCCATGGGCAGGCTCACGCGCAACGTCTCTTTTGAGACTCAGGTCGACAGCAGTGGTCTTGAAGACGTGCCAGTGGGTGATTCTATTGATGTTCCAGAGACGGGGACAATCTTGCGGAACCGTGAGAATAGCGCGGATGCAGGCTCTATTGGGTCGACTGACCGGCGCTCGGAGAGATCTGGGTATGGCCCCGTCCccggcccctcctcctcatatGGCTCTCTGCCTGACCCATATGCCCATTTCTTTTCCAGTCCCCAATATCGCGTCTATGGACACACTGACACAATGATGCAGCGCGAGACTCTGGCAGACCGTTTTGAAGAAGGGTCCGACGATCAGCGCGGTTTCATCCACTACGGCACAGGCAGTTCTGCCTCTTCACTATTCGGGTCACGCAGCGGCTTCCCTAAGCCCTTCGATTACTAAGGACCGGTCCGGCTTTCGCGAGGTTTCTCCAGACAACAGCGGTATCGTCTCTCCTGGTCTTCAGAAGTGGGCTGAGAACCTTCCCCCTAGCGCGAGCTCTTTGGAGGATCAGTTCAAAAGGTTGATGACCTTGAATGAGTCTCCGGAAGACGGTCGAATTGATTTTCGTTCGTAACAATTATTCAACAATGTTATTGATAGGCATGGATGAGGAGACGATGGAAGTGTTATTCAGGGGTTATTAGTGTAGTGCTATTGTGTggaacaacagcagcattggagaggaggagaaggatggaGTATCTGTTTTATGCCATACTTGATGGTTTCAGTGGCTATATGCCCAATTAGTCGATAGATGCTCGCCGTCTAATGATGTTTATCGGCCGAGGAGTATTTAATCCCAAGGGCAGCTTACTATTAGATCAAGGAATAGATCTTCCGTAGCACAAGAAGATTATGTATTTGGTTCTGTAGCCAAGTTTTTTTTGCAGTGATGGTGACTAGGAACAGTACCGAGGTATTGTGTGTTATTGTCCGCTCTACTTGAGAGACAATTGTTCAGCTGTGTCTATTTATACTTATAGGTTGGATGATTAGGAAATGGACCACATGTGGATATggtccagcaccaccacaccagccacacaaccttgttgagattacccctgaatgaTCACACTGGCCACAACAAGACTAATATTGGGTCAATTTCTATGGGAGTTATACCAAAATGTAGCTCAATCACTGTCAGAGTCAGACATTGCATCTGCTTCTCGCTTGCGCCTGGTTTGAACCCGATGACGTGCGCTGCGCCGCacaggctgggctggctctggctgctccacatcctccttggctaccacttcttcctccatcaccctcccttcAATGCGGGCCTCTTCCAGTTCACAGAGCCTCACAAACTTGGAATTCGAGTCTTTTCTATTTAACTTAtgcctttttcttgcttcCTGGGCCTTCTGGGCGTTCTGTTGGTGCCTTGCCGCATCAGCTTTGTGGATAGATACCTCAGATCTCAGTGTAAGTATAGTACTAGTGAGAGTCCTTACCGTAAGCCGTTTTCTGGCCGGTGTATAGTTTTTAAGTAGGTCCCTGACTTTCTTAGCTACCTGGGAATCCCCCACGGTATGGAAAGTAGGTGTTTTTAAAGAAAGATCTAACGGCACTATAGGGACTACTACCTGGCTTGAAAAGAGCGGTTTACGCTTACGTATAAGCCATAATCCTATCCCACGCTAACCGCCagtaatattttttttcctaaAGCCTTACTTACGGGTAAAGTTATATAGCCGGACCAAATCGACCTTGCTGTTAAGCGTATAGTTAGTAAAGGCGTAGTTTATAATTATAAGCCTTTTATAtgccttttttatattagaaaagtaattaatattaaggaGTTAAAGGACGTAAAAGTAGTAAGAgagtaaaaaaagaaactaaatattacttttatagtACTAGATTATAAAGtcgttattaatatataagctatagctattataaataaaaaaacgggGTTTTAATAAATCTTTAAGTTTAGTCCTTAATATAAAGACCTTTTTGAACTAACTAACAATAAAATTATCACTAATATAACtattctttaatatagttatatattaatccttatataattagtccttaaactattacttttaaaggtCTTTACTGAAAtggtaagaaaacacataaaCCAACTACAACACCgcaaatataccctcaacagaGTTTTTGAATAAATATACTTgcgtaatagtagctcgctcgcaggccgcactccacgtaggataaagaaaagactctatgggctcgcagactacataataagcacctgatcggcctgatcagagggccagaattgcctgcacgcgtgcaaagcacaaaatataaaaaaataaaagtcgatgtcctgtctaaagTGGAATGTCCaaagcagaccgcttatatacatgacccctgaacccccgaatcctccgagagccccacttccttactcaaacccttaggcctgtggccgcaccccaaactaaTAGGATCTTACGGCGCACGCACTTAGCGTACCGTAAGGACTCGggaactataatataaagggTCCCGGAAGTAAAATAGATAAAACACGGTATTACGGTAATACTACGGCGGCGGATTCGAAAGGTAAGGGCAAAGAACTATTTAGTCTTATAATAACgtttctatacgtaattaaatataataaacgGTAAggtaaagaaaaaaggaaagacttacgatattattaatagtgGAAAAAGACTAGGCCGTAGGGGCTTCGGCCTAAAGAAGGAGCATTATATTACAATTCTAGAAGATAGTAAGGCTATAAGAACCAattaagactggaccgcgccgtcgagcggggcttacggtccagGAAATTAGacggactaataaaataaggaccggggaccgcggcggggcttacaGTCCACGGTCtagtatcggctaatacggagcggaccgagaACTATATACAAAACGATggtccacggtccacgggtctatatatacggaggaactaactagtatagatagatagttccgcaatatataatttaaattatattcacggtatttagtatttatattaagatatcttattatatattatttagctgcaccgaaccaggattatttagaagtgcctttaaccgatatcccttttagaggttctagataggggttcgtcacatatattaacgataaataaagtaaaaaactATAGAAGTATTTATATaagaatttaaaaaaaattatattaaagagtTTATATCGTTAGTAGGAtactctatattttttatactaAAGAAAGATAATAgtttataactatatataaattattattaattaaataacgaaatagtaaaaaataattatttattattattaatatcccggttacggagttaattagtagaggcgcgatactttatacgcttgAATATACTTATTAGGTACGCCTAcatataaattaaagaaagaaacgaatagaaaataacgtttcgtataccctataattattttaaatattatataatattatttaaattaattaatatacttataacgttttaatctttcgttaattatataatatagaagtacctcgataaaataataatatattatttcgataatatttttatttatttatatattttaaaaaagtataagcgGTACGTACGAGAAATATTCGATACgctatacggagccggacttttaattaataaagagaaaagcgagttttacgtatagaaaatagtatatttaggatatttaatattattaaataaggtttatatagaACCTAagaaaattatagtaattaaaaattaatttatattatagttatagatatacgttaaagaatttttaaaatttataaatttctatcggatatttatccggggctatataagtattataaggTTATTTaactacttaattaaaaaggacgtGGAGTTCCGGTAagggtaggaaaaggagtagGCTTTCCGGAAACTAAAAGAggttattttaaaggacccggtattTAGATTATtgaactttaattaattatttaaggtcgaaataaatatattagactatacgatcggtaaataattaaggtagcGAGACGACGATAGTAAGCTATACctaataatctttttttaaaaaaaacttaaaggaatatattataactatttaatctataataaagaaCTATTTAtgattattaaaatatttaaaaagcaaaggctatattttaacggtattaaatataaaatatagatCTATatggattataaaaatctataatactttattactataaaggtccttaatatatagtaaatataataattaaagtttctttcggaatttaattctaaattaattataaaaaaggttcggagaacgctaaagtaaatatatttagccCGCGagccgattactataaagatatatcTAAagagttattattattatataaaaaagcgctaaatagtatttttaagtatttattatagctataaataaaatattatatagtatattataaaaaggttaCTTTTAATAGgtattaaaggaaattaaataataatattatagaataatattaatagaaaAAGCTAAaactataaggtatttaaaaaaatagttaaggaaaattatagtataggaatcgagtatatataaaattaaataataaaataatattaataataaagatttatatatcgaagctcggaaaatatataaatattattaaaattataaaaaaaattaaataatattttaattaattaaagattaaagataatattaaagaagctatttaattatattatacgtataagaaaataaagattataaagtataagccTTATAAATTTCTggagctactattaatagtagaataactataaagtttaattataataaactttattattaaattactaaagtttaaaaatacggtaaccggcgttaaatataataatatattaacggtaatcgataagcttattagataaatatatttcttactttataaaaagaCCTAATTAGTAAAATAGTTAacggatatagtattataatatattattgttagctgcgaagtcctgataggcctataatatagagcctatacagggttgctgtaaaaatacagcagtgcgtaaacggaagcgggaggatacaACGGCggtgccgaaggaaggtaaagcactgtaatacagtaaggtataaggaataaaatagcctttattgcctttggccttggcctattagccttaggccgtaaccttaaactttgtcccttaaggaaagaaagaagagaactatTTTacaggagagaggagaggtctatatataggccttcgtaggcctactgTAGGTCCTGtaggccccggaagcccctatactatttagggtatttagtgggcttaggtggGTCTAGTGTAGACCCACGGAAATCCATAGAACCTTCGGTAGCAAAGGTGCCCTGTAAATCACACCATTGTagcaacttactacgtaagcttgtAGCCACTTTAGAAGGTTCTAGCATCTATTGACTGGGCCTTAGGCCACAGTGGCCAAGAGGTTCCCTTACTGCTTACAGCAGTACTGCCCACTGTAATATCAATCtgtagggcagtaagtagggcacttagtagtaccCACACGTTAacaattatattaatatatatgTAGTTAAAGgagtttattacggaccgcgatattaaatttatattaaagttttaaaaagcgttaataacgaggttaaaggtaataaataagGCGTTTTTAgcttattatttttaaataaacggTTGAACGgaataatttaattaaattataaaataaaatttatgaaattatattaatttcgagtaaaacgattaggttaaactattatttataatataattaatatataatatattattaaccgagacgattaaagctataccgtttttTACGAATTTCGGTTATAAAGTAGACCTACGGTAAAGatttacggttaaagtacttaaggcTAGgattaaagtaaataaaatatatatattttataataaatttaaataaaaattaaagtttataaagaaaagaatacggaaatactataatattaaaaggcttaaaggacctcgctttaaaggaaaaaatataatattccttgttatacgtaatttatatattaaaaaatctagtaaaaagctaaactataggaaagtaagattatttaaagttaaaaagaaaatatcgAAAATgatattcgaattaaagctacctaatataatatatttacgattatataccttttatattttacttttaaaacccgtactatacgtaagtaaagttaatatataggtaatagcggaggacgaagaaaaaaatataatataaaaaagatattagatttataatttaataaaagttaattaaagtatttaattaattaattaaaatatttggctataaatattttataagaactataaatatattttaattatttaaataaataaaaagaattttattaataatatccggaccgattaaaacctaaataagtaaaaagattTAGCTTTAggttataattaaataattataaaataaagttaagAAAACCTTAATAAAAATCGAACTTACGCTTTTAACGTAATAACTAAtgtattatatattatattataaggttaaaaagtataaagaaagcgaaatataaataatattatacgctttaattattttaaaaagaGGAAGGCGCGCCGCTAGCGGTATCTTACGTAGtaaagaaggaaggaccggctatATTAAAGGCAGGAAATAAATCGTCCGGTAAAAACTAGCTAAACTAATTTAGTATATCGGAGGCCTAGTTAAGGGAAGAGGTTAAGGGAAAATTAGTGGTAGAGGAAACTTATATTTCTTCCCGCTTTAGATCCTTAATTACTTACTTTTCGCGAGCGGTTAAGTAACGGAATTTAGTAACTAAGGTATAGCGTTAGGTATCTACTTACGAGAGCTTCGAAgtaatttataatatagcCGTACAAGTTTATCGCTTATCGGTATCtaatttttctttctaaTAACGTAAGgaagctattattatagaaaTAAAATTTAAGATATTATAGTTGAAGCGACTTAAAcgtatataataattatatttagaGAAGTATTTGGAAGTACGGTAATCGGGAATATCGAAGGCCTcgtaagaaaaataaaaaagtattttattattaaaaatagaaaaagtatttataaaattttagtaataaaaagTATTCGAGGGACCTTTCGGTATAGACTTTTTAacgtaattaaatattatagaaaaatagtaataaagaagaaaaatttatttaaagttatcGATAAGAAAGATAAGCGAGTTAAGCTATCGGGGCGTTAGCTTAAGAAGGggagtattatattataactttaatataaaatagtTATAGGGCTACGGGAATAGAGGCTAATTAGGAGAACGTATAGGGGAgctaattatagtaaaagataagtaattagtataattagAGTACTAAGTAGACTAAGCAAGAGTAATTAATGTAATTAAGATACTAAGTAAACTAAGTAAAGGAGATTAGTAGCTTTAGAAGACTAATTACAGCTTAACacaaggactatatatacggaggaactggctaatatagatagatagttccgcagtatgcaatttaaattatatttacggtatctaatatttatattGAGATATCTTGTtatgcactgtttagctgcaccgaactagAATTATTcagaagtacctttaaccgatatccttttcagaggttctggataggggttcgtcacatagatgccgtaaatataacttaaattatatactgcagaactatctatctacactagccagttcctccgtatatatagtccctATGCTAAGCCTGGCACCGTCTTGGATCGattgactcgaccctcgatcctatcaATACTGTCCCTTTTGGGATTGactcttctggatcgatcctcgatcccaatgATCCTGTCCTGattggtccttgcttatgtactaacgattggtccgtggtgcgccCCGCGCCCCACCAGGTGTCAAGCCGTGACACTTGGCGATGCTTATGATTTTCTCAACACATAGACAGACCGAGAAATCCGAGCCCCCCCTGAACTAGTCAGAACCGAATATATACTCAGCCACCTGGTATCTTTGACTTGTGTGATTTTGGAAACATTAGCAGGTGTGTTACTACAGTATACTTacttgagggaggggggagcaCTCTGGAGATGACCGGCTCAGGTCAGGTGGAATCTTGTCTTGCCGGCAGAGAATATAAATCGGGGGCGTGCACTCGGATGTACCAACCGATCTTATAGATACCTTATTTCAGGGCCTGTCAAAAGTCATGACCTACAATGGCAAACTTGAGTGCGCATAGACCGTTGACTTTACGGGTTGTTTTGTAGTTCTACAAAGGCATGCCAGTCGTATTTAGGGGTAAAAAGGGGGGTAGTGAGTGATACGGAATGGAACTGGTTGAGCATAGTCATTCAAAAGAGACTAAGTTATGTCCTAAATGATGTTACTATGGTCTTGTCTTGTGTAATATTTGGCACGGAGACTACAGGACCAGTGCATCTTCATTTTCTTTCCGCATCTCTCTACTGCTCACATCGTGTCCAATCAGTCGGTAAATCGCTTCATGTTTGTCTATCTCTCGTATTTACTTCTTGAACAATTCACCATTCAGAGACAAACCAATACCTACGAAAAAGCTTATCACCGCAATTTCTGTGATGCGTAGCCCTATTGATGTTTCTACCCCATCTTGTTCCATTCGCCACGATCTATCGATATTTGGTGAGATATTCCGGTCCTGGTCTGCGGCCTgtttctcccctccccaaaaaatCTCAACCATATCGTGTTTCCTTCCACGATCAAGTGGTGTGGTGTCTAACGTGATAGTGATCCCAAGCCCATCACATGAAACCTGCCACACAAAAAAAGGAGGGTCAATAGAAAACCAGCTGGCTACCCAAGCCTTTCAATGCACATCATCTGACACCAATTCTGCCTCCAACCCGTTTTCCTTCCATGCACCGAAcaaaccatcacctccaccccaacattcccccctccctttcaGCCCTCACAACCTCCAATCTCCCCCCATAATAAAAATGTGGCTCCCCCAATCTCACCTCATCCCCATTCAGCCTAGCCCTCTTCAACTCCGCTTCATACCTCTCCCTCGTTTTCCTTCTATACGCTTTGATCTCCCCTATCACATCCCTCATCCCATTCATCAGCTCCCTCTTCTGcggccttctttttcctgcCGCAGTAGTATCTCCCCTCGTAACAATCGCCTGCCATGCAGCGCCCCAGATGAACTCACCTTCTGGAACACCTGCCAGGACATGACACGGGCTGGCAGGCACCGCATCAGCACACAGACGCCTGTCGAGGATGTTGCGCATGTATGCCTCGACTGCAGAGGAAACTTCTTGATGCTCGTGTTGTGGAGTGTCTTCAGTTGAATCGTAaaaaggaggtggtggaccTGTCCAGATGGGGACGGTATATTCCGTTCCATTCCAGttgcctctgctgctgcgttGTTGTGGTCCAGTCGTCAGTCGGCCCGACTGTCCCTCGTTGCCCCAATTCACAATGGGCTCGGACCTGTCGCCGGTGCGGGGAAGATGTaagagggtggagggagaaTGTCTCTGGGTCTGACTCTGATTTGACACGGTTTGATCCGGAACAGCCCTGTGATCGTCGGCTGCTGGAcccgccaccaccgacgTGAGAGGCGTGGTGTCTGTGTTTGTTGTGTCTATGTTTGACGAAGAAACCtcagcaggagaagaagaatcGAATGAAAAGTCAGAAAATCGAGAATCGTCAAAGAAACTAAATTCCTTGGCCGCCGTTGTTTTTTCAGCGACATATTTCTTTTgattcttctcttctccatcttcttcaccgtCCTCAAGCAATTCCTCCTTAACATCATGATCAAACTCCAGTCGGATATGCCTCAGACCGACTACAGTGGCAGGGCCGCGGCGGCTCTTACCTAGAGTCCTGTTCATGTCTTGAATTGCCCGCTCCTGCATCGAGGCGAGCTTCAGGAGCTCTATCAGCCTGTCAATCAGGGGGCCGGTCGACCACCTCGGGATATGTGTCAAGGTCAGGAGCCGTAGCCGGGGATTCATATCTGGCCGGAACGCTTGCGGGTACGCCATCTCGGCCCGTGGAAGCAGGAACGTTTCGGCCAGCCACAGGTTTTCCATGGTTGACAGCCCACCTCCATCACGGCCTTTCAGAGACAAGAGCTGTGTAACGAGGGAGTGGTGGATGCGCAAGACCTGTAGGTTTGACGAAAGCACGGGGCGGAAGGCGTGCGCTGCTCCGAGCAGACCTGAGACACGGATGCTGGACGGCAGCCAGTCCGGCCTCGCAGCCTCGTGAATTTCGTAGACCATGCTATCACAATCGAGATGCTGTAGTTGCCCGGGGGATGCCATGATCAGCCTAACCAAGCCGTTGGCGGTTATGCTGTTACCGCCGAGATACAAGTGAGTAATGCCATTATGACTTTGACAGACACCTAGATCGTGGAGGCTTTCCCGTCTTGGTGAAGAAGCTCCAGGAGTGCCTGAAAATGATCTTCTAATCTCGTCCTCCGAATCATCCTGTACTTTGGTTCGGCCGTTCAGACGTGTACGGATACCCTCCTGAGGAGTGTATTCAACAAGGCGAGTGTAGTTAGGGGCATCAACCAGATAGCGGTCGGCATGGCTAAAGGTGGCACTCCAGTGAGACTCTCTAATCAGGCAAAACTGACCAAAGAGAGGCGTGCCCTTGCCGGGGATGATCTCCAGTCTACCTTCAACATCATAATGGCTGTCGGTCCGCAAACTTTCGGCAGGAAAGGCGAAAATATGCAAGTCATTGAGCACAGCATCTGTTAGTTGATTCTGGCTCAGGTCCAAGCTCCAAAGCTGCTGTTTGAATGTTCTCAACAGCAGGGCGGCCGTTGAGTCGCCCATCTCCCTTGCACCTACCTTGAGGACACGGAGGTGAGGATGCCTCTCCGGGCCGAATCTCTGTTGCTCCAGCGGCTTCCTGAGAGAGCCGGCCATGTTGGACACATCCAGGTACACAAGATGGTGCAGATAAGGCGACGAAAAGAAGGCGGTCGGTATCTTGACTTGGCATTGCGGTATGCTGAGCATCAATGGCCCCTCTGCATTGCTGGCATCATGGTCCGTATCGGGAGTAGTCGCCACCGCCAGGTCATCTGCCTCCACATCCCAGTGCCTATTCAGCAGAATGCAACGAAGTTGAGGGAATGTGACCGGCACAGCCTGTAGATAGGCCGAGAGCGATCTGCTCAGCGAATACAGCGAAAGCTCAGAGGTTCCGGCCTCTACCCGGCGGAGGTCTAGACAAGTAACGAGGAGACCGGTGGCCTGGCGGACACATCGCATATGCTCCATGAAGCGGTAGAACCACTCGATATCTGCCACGGCGGTTGTCAACAGCAGACAGACGGCAAAGACAGCAGCAGAGCGGAGTTCACGGACCAATGTCTCGGTTGACAGGCCTGCCGGCGGAGGTGAAGGCTGTTGCCAAAGGGTCATTCCAGAGACGCGGCGCTAGATGGCGATAGAAACGCCTGTTGACGAGGCAGAGACGCGCATATTCTCGGATAGGCACGTAGGGTGCGATAAGCTCGACCCAGTCCAGACGCCGCGTAGCCTCCTGGTAGGATGGCAGGTCTGTGTCTGCTGCCATGCGGGTGATGCTGTCCATCACTAGCTCTCATGCAGGCGATCGTGGATGGCAGCGGGTGTTGGAGGACACCGGGACCGGGTCGGTCTCTTTTGCaagtcaacctcctctcaaCAGGCGAGATCGGCGGCACGCGCAAAAAGTGGGCTGGCTGAGGGTTGGGTCTGGTGGCCCATCGTACTGTGTGAGTTGGTGTGCATTGAGAGGCTTGAATGAGGTTAGTTGATGTGAGAGATCATTCCAATTGACAAGCCAAGCTGGGCACGCCCGGGAACGGAACCCGAGAGGTCCAGGGCAGCTAGGCGATTTCGTAAGCAGTGGGATAGCGCTAACTTGAGATGGCGGCCCGTTGTAACCCTGGGGTTACAGGGCTTTgacaaccccaaaaccctgAGCCCCCGTTCATCCAAGGATTTTCACAAGGATCTCGATAACCTCCATCAGGGTCTGATTCACGACTTACAGCACATTCACACGTGTAGGAAGCACATTCATCgatcttcatcttccaaTATCGATTAGAATCCCACCCTGAATCCCATCGAAAATTACCCCATCCCTTGCGATTTTCTGTTTGTGACGAGAAAAAGCAATCTCAAACCAAACCAGGGTTTAAGTCTGATCTTTGCCTCTCAACCACTTTCCCGGACTTAACCCTCCGTGTGTGCCATCTCAATGTCTTTCCATGTGTGTATCAACTCTACAGTTTGCAACCTCGGCTTGATTTGACAGGAGCCTATGAGAAGAAAAGCTTATGTGTGAAGCCGTTTTAGGCACACGATCTGTGACATGACGAGTGCCCAGGAGCGTGGCTGACGGAGGTAagtccacctccccttctgAGTTCAGATTAAATACTAGAGGCACACATGAGGTGCCAGCATCCGGGTAGCCCTGTGAGCCCCCCGCTGATGAACACCTTCTGGCGCTATGTCGCTGAATTATCGTGATATTTCCCAATCTATCTCTCTTACCGAACCTGCTCACCGAGGTATGTGATTCCCTCTACAGTACTCCCAAAAGTCAAGATCCTCATCTATCTCGCCCAAAACAGCGAGAAATCTCCAAAAGAAAGACAGATAACGGCGCCGAGGTGCATGAGGCTGTATGCACCTGCCAAGGCAGAGCAGCATATGTGTCTCAGCACCAATTCTCCCCCATCAATCCAAGAAGAAACGAAACATGCCAATTTTCCAATTCCCATATTCATTCTCCTGTGtaacctcctcacccaagGTACCGCCGAAAGGTGACAGGAGGTTCTACAATCCTCACCTAGCGTCTCCTCAAACTGAGCTGCATGGTAGATCCTCTTTGACACTCTCCCAAAACGTCAagatca from Podospora pseudopauciseta strain CBS 411.78 chromosome 6, whole genome shotgun sequence includes:
- a CDS encoding hypothetical protein (COG:S; EggNog:ENOG503NUKX), whose amino-acid sequence is MDSITRMAADTDLPSYQEATRRLDWVELIAPYVPIREYARLCLVNRRFYRHLAPRLWNDPLATAFTSAGRPVNRDIDIEWFYRFMEHMRCVRQATGLLVTCLDLRRVEAGTSELSLYSLSRSLSAYLQAVPVTFPQLRCILLNRHWDVEADDLAVATTPDTDHDASNAEGPLMLSIPQCQVKIPTAFFSSPYLHHLVYLDVSNMAGSLRKPLEQQRFGPERHPHLRVLKVGAREMGDSTAALLLRTFKQQLWSLDLSQNQLTDAVLNDLHIFAFPAESLRTDSHYDVEGRLEIIPGKGTPLFGQFCLIRESHWSATFSHADRYLVDAPNYTRLVEYTPQEGIRTRLNGRTKVQDDSEDEIRRSFSGTPGASSPRRESLHDLGVCQSHNGITHLYLGGNSITANGLVRLIMASPGQLQHLDCDSMVYEIHEAARPDWLPSSIRVSGLLGAAHAFRPVLSSNLQVLRIHHSLVTQLLSLKGRDGGGLSTMENLWLAETFLLPRAEMAYPQAFRPDMNPRLRLLTLTHIPRWSTGPLIDRLIELLKLASMQERAIQDMNRTLGKSRRGPATVVGLRHIRLEFDHDVKEELLEDGEEDGEEKNQKKYVAEKTTAAKEFSFFDDSRFSDFSFDSSSPAEVSSSNIDTTNTDTTPLTSVVAGPAADDHRAVPDQTVSNQSQTQRHSPSTLLHLPRTGDRSEPIVNWGNEGQSGRLTTGPQQRSSRGNWNGTEYTVPIWTGPPPPFYDSTEDTPQHEHQEVSSAVEAYMRNILDRRLCADAVPASPCHVLAGVPEGEFIWGAAWQAIVTRGDTTAAGKRRPQKRELMNGMRDVIGEIKAYRRKTRERYEAELKRARLNGDEVRLGEPHFYYGGRLEVVRAEREGGMLGWR